One window of the Eucalyptus grandis isolate ANBG69807.140 chromosome 6, ASM1654582v1, whole genome shotgun sequence genome contains the following:
- the LOC104449679 gene encoding histone chaperone ASF1B → MSAVNITNVTVLDNPASFLTPFQFEISYECVTPLKDDLEWKLIYVGSAEDETYDQLLESVLVGPVNVGNYRFVLQADPPDPSKIREEDIIGVTVLLLTCSYLGQEFVRVGYYVNNDYDDEQLREEPPPKVLIDKVQRNILSDKPRVTKFPINFHPENGGSGEQSPSLDQQPAETDVDGEQPSDLPTNPSDEQES, encoded by the exons ATGAGCGCTGTGAACATCACCAACGTCACGGTGCTGGACAACCCCGCCTCCTTCCTCACTCCCTTCCAGTTCGAGATCTCCTACGAGTGCGTCACCCCTCTCAAAGACG ATTTGGAATGGAAGCTTATATATGTAGGATCTGCAGAGGATGAGACGTATGATCAATTGCTAGAGAGTGTACTTGTTGGACCAGTCAACGTTGGGAATTATCGTTTTGTGTTACAG GCAGATCCACCAGATCCATCAAAGATTCGGGAAGAAGATATTATTGGAGTGACTGTACTTCTACTGACTTGCTCTTATCTGGGTCAAGAATTTGTCCGTGTGGGCTATTATGTGAATAATGATTACGATGACGAGCAGTTGAGAGAGGAACCACCCCCAAAGGTACTAATTGACAAGGTCCAGAGAAACATTCTCTCCGATAAACCTCGGGTCACCAAATTTCCCATCAACTTTCACCCAGAGAACGGTGGAAGCGGAGAACAATCCCCTTCACTTGATCAGCAGCCTGCTGAAACTGATGTTGATGGGGAGCAACCATCTGATTTGCCAACAAATCCGTCAGATGAGCAGGAATCTTAA
- the LOC104449678 gene encoding uncharacterized protein LOC104449678 has protein sequence MIKRRFFKVDHDDNDGGSDSSSSDSEPELQPEVAGESDGDDGDDEEDVGEAEAKVDPESPSSSSGYESEDSSVNEVGADSSGLSVNEEDDESGTHLPLINDTQLSSRGREDSTDPKGETLDEKDPIPADALEYILCSKSVYKCRICPRVVCLKEETLKTHLKSQKHARSEKLLKEGRLKAMLNSDGEIEHQETAAEMHARVVAMAQNLGKRKNKGRQRQRSRKKKMADDSNLGNAREPTKSPAKKQRKK, from the exons ATGATCAAGCGCCGCTTCTTCAAGGTCGACCACGACGACAACGACGGCGGCTCCGACTCTTCCTCGTCGGATTCGGAGCCGGAGCTCCAGCCGGAAGTCGCGGGAGAATcggacggcgacgacggcgacgatgaGGAGGATGTGGGAGAAGCGGAAGCGAAGGTCGATCCTGAAtctccctcctcctcatccG GATATGAGAGCGAGGATAGCTCTGTCAATGAGGTCGGTGCCGACTCGTCAG GGTTGTCagtaaatgaagaagatgacgaaAGTGGAACTCATTTGCCACTAATCAATGACACTCAGCTGTCTTCTAGAGGACGTGAGGATAGTACAGATCCAAAGGGAGAGACCCTGGATGAAAAGGATCCAATACCTGCTGATGCTCTAGAATATATCTTGTGTTCCAAGTCTGTTTACAAGTGCAGGATATGCCCAAGAGTTGTCTGTCTGAAGGAAGAAACTTTGAAAACCCATCTTAAATCCCAG AAGCATGCTCGATCTGAAAAATTGCTTAAAGAAGGTCGGCTAAAAGCAATGCTCAACAGTGATGGGGAAATTGAGCATCAGGAGACAGCTGCAGAGATGCATGCCCGGGTTGTAGCTATGGCACAG AATCTcggcaaaaggaaaaacaaagggcGCCAGAGGCAGAGATCGAGGAAAAAG AAAATGGCGGATGACTCCAACCTTGGAAATGCAAGGGAGCCAACCAAATCTCCTGCCAAGAAACAGCGaaagaaatga